The Coffea arabica cultivar ET-39 chromosome 1e, Coffea Arabica ET-39 HiFi, whole genome shotgun sequence genome has a window encoding:
- the LOC113707245 gene encoding heavy metal-associated isoprenylated plant protein 3, whose amino-acid sequence MSKKKNKKVSDEGQKKKEDDIEENQQQKGGEDGGAAKKDNNTGNGGNAVVLKIDLHCDGCVTKIVKCIRGFEGVEAVKVDSGSGKITVTGKVDPLKLREKLEEKTHKKVELLSPVPKKDKAKNDDAGDGKEEKKKDSKEKKPKDNSKNKKDEKNSKELPVTTAVLKVPLHCQGCIERIHKIVSKTKGYQEMKVDKQKDLVTVKGAMDMKDVVENLKKHLKRDVEIVPAKKEDKKEKGGGGGGEGKPAGGEGGGGEQMEGSKKQQQQQIPNGPLGYDYPSSSPFVYGGPAYMGDPYQFQYHAPQLFSDENPNACSVM is encoded by the exons atgagCAAA aagaagaacaagaaggTTAGCGATGAGGGCCAGAAGAAGAAGGAGGACGACATAGAAGAAAACCAGCAACAAAAAGGTGGAGAAGATGGAGGAGCCGCCAAGAAGGACAACAACACCGGTAATGGCGGAAACGCTGTCGTTCTCAAGATCGATTTGCATTGCGACGGCTGCGTCACCAAAATCGTCAAGTGTATCCGAGGTTTCGAAg GTGTGGAGGCTGTGAAAGTCGACAGCGGCTCAGGCAAGATAACGGTGACCGGAAAAGTTGATCCTTTGAAGCTTCGAGAGAAGTTAGAGGAGAAAACGCACAAAAAGGTCGAACTACTCTCGCCGGTGCCGAAAAAGGACAAAGCCAAAAACGACGACGCTGGGGacggaaaagaggaaaagaagaaagactCCAAGGAGAAAAAGCCCAAGGATAatagcaaaaacaaaaaagacgAGAAAAACTCCAAAGAG CTTCCGGTGACAACAGCTGTGCTGAAGGTGCCACTGCACTGTCAAGGATGCATCGAGAGAATTCACAAAATTGTCAGCAAAACCAAAG GTTATCAGGAGATGAAAGTGGATAAGCAGAAGGATTTGGTGACTGTCAAGGGTGCAATGGACATGAAGGACGTGGTGGAAAACTTGAAGAAGCATCTGAAAAGGGATGTGGAGATTGTTCCTGCTAAGAAGGAAGACAAGAAAGAGAaaggcggcggcggcggcggtgAAGGTAAACCTGCTGGTGGggaaggtggtggtggtgaacAAATGGAAGGGAGTAaaaagcagcagcagcagcagataCCAAATGGTCCATTGGGGTATGATTATCCAAGTTCTAGCCCTTTTGTATACGGGGGGCCTGCCTATATGGGCGATCCTTATCAATTTCAGTATCATGCCCCTCAGCTGTTTAGTGATGAGAATCCAAATGCTTGTAGTGTTATGTGA